A single genomic interval of Malania oleifera isolate guangnan ecotype guangnan chromosome 11, ASM2987363v1, whole genome shotgun sequence harbors:
- the LOC131168424 gene encoding peptidyl serine alpha-galactosyltransferase, protein MARFLVLVVLLSLGIGGSGLERVQEAPWRIHTLFSVECQNYFDWQTVGLLHSFKKARQPGPITRLLSCTDEEKKHYRGMHLAPTLEVPSMSRHPRTGDWYPAINKPAAVVHWLKHSKDAGNVDWVVILDADMIIRGPIIPWELGAEKGRPVAAYYGYLVGCDNILAQLHTTHPELCDKVGGLLAMHIDDLRALAPMWLSKTEEVREDKAHWATNITGDIYGQGWISEMYGYSFGAAEVGLRHKINNDLMIYPGYVPQQDVEPILLHYGLPFRVGNWSFSKLDKHEDDIVYDCSRLFPEPPYPREIKLMEADPNRRRALFLSIECMNTLNEGLLLQHAANGCSKPKWSKYLSFLKSKTFSELTQPKFLTPARRQTEETRLHQHAFNEPRRPHPKIHTLFSTECTPYFDWQTVGLMHSFHLSGQPGNITRLLSCTDEDLKRYRGHDLAPTHYVPSMSRHPLTGDWYPAINKPAAVLHWLNHANTDAEYVVILDADMILRGPITPWEFNAAHGRPVSTSYDYLIGCDNELAKLHTSHPEACDKVGGVIIMHIDDLRKFALLWLHKTEEVRADKSHYSKNITGDVYESGWISEMYGYSFGAAELKLRHLINNEIMIYPGYVPDKGVKYRVFHYGLEFSVGNWSFDKANWRDADLVNKCWAKFPDPPDPSTLDPTDDDSLQRDLLNIECARTLNAALHLHHERRKCPDPSSLSTSNLETARESTMSRKFGRIDERDAVRNNPVLMNDSKKSVLPAATGQMFGSLRYWVVGLWVLSILGFFAVMSVLLSGQKGRGTRGKNHKSKRRAPYSGFLDINGLDRYSHIAEKSTKN, encoded by the exons ATGGCGAGATTTTTGGTGCTTGTGGTTTTGCTGTCTCTGGGCATTGGCGGGTCAGGACTCGAACGGGTTCAGGAGGCTCCGTGGAGGATCCACACCCTGTTCTCGGTGGAGTGCCAGAACTATTTCGACTGGCAGACGGTCGGTCTCCTGCACAGCTTCAAGAAGGCCCGACAACCCGGCCCGATTACCCGGCTCCTCAGCTGTACGGACGAAGAGAAGAAGCATTACAGAGGGATGCATCTGGCTCCCACCCTCGAGGTTCCTTCCATGAGCAGACATCCCAGAACTGGCGATTG GTACCCAGCTATTAATAAACCAGCTGCAGTTGTTCACTGGCTTAAACATAGTAAAGATGCAGGGAATGTTGATTGGGTTGTGATTTTGGACGCCGATATGATTATCCGAGGTCCAATTATACCCTGGGAACTTGGTGCGGAGAAAGGCAGACCAGTTGCTGCATATTATGG ATATTTGGTTGGGTGTGATAATATTCTTGCTCAGTTGCACACAACGCACCCGGAACTCTGCGACAAGGTTGGTGGGCTTTTAGCTATGCATATAGATGATCTTAGAGCACTTGCTCCCATGTGGCTTTCAAAAACAGAAGAGGTACGGGAAGATAAAGCTCACTGGGCAACCAATATAACTGGTGACATTTATGGCCAGGGATGGATCAGTGAGATGTATGGGTACTCATTTGGTGCTGCAGAA GTGGGGCTGCGACACAAGATTAATAATGACTTAATGATCTACCCAGGCTATGTTCCACAACAGGATGTTGAGCCTATTCTTTTACACTATGGCTTGCCGTTTAGGGTTGGGAATTGGTCTTTTAGTAAATTGGATAAGCATGAAGATGATATTGTCTACGACTGCAGTAGGCTCTTCCCAGAACCTCCTTATCCTAGAGAG ATAAAATTGATGGAAGCTGATCCAAACAGGAGGAGGGCCCTATTTTTAAGTATAGAATGTATGAACACTTTGAATGAGGGTCTCTTACTACAACATGCTGCAAATGGATGCTCTAAGCCGAAGTGGTCAAAATACTTGAGCTTTTTAAAGAGCAAAACTTTTTCTGAACTGACTCAGCCGAAGTTTCTGACTCCTGCTAGAAGGCAAACTGAGGAGACTAGGTTGCATCAGCATGCCTTCAATGAACCCAGGAGACCACATCCAAAAATCCACACCCTTTTTTCCACCGAATGTACCCCTTACTTTGATTGGCAAACTGTAGGACTTATGCATAGTTTCCATCTGAGTGGCCAGCCTGGAAATATCACGCGTCTTCTTAGCTGTACTGATGAGGACTTAAAGCGATATAGGGGCCATGATCTGGCTCCCACCCATTATGTTCCATCCATGAGCCGTCATCCATTAACTGGAGATTG GTATCCAGCAATCAATAAACCAGCTGCAGTCCTTCATTGGCTTAATCATGCCAATACTGATGCAGAATATGTAGTGATTCTGGATGCTGATATGATCTTGAGAGGCCCAATTACACCATGGGAGTTCAATGCAGCACATGGCCGGCCAGTTTCAACTTCCTATGA CTACCTTATTGGATGTGACAATGAGCTTGCAAAACTGCATACCAGCCACCCCGAAGCTTGTGACAAGGTTGGTGGCGTAATTATCATGCACATAGATGATCTCCGGAAGTTTGCTCTACTATGGTTACACAAGACCGAGGAAGTACGAGCTGACAAAAGTCATTATTCCAAAAATATAACTGGAGATGTTTATGAATCTGGATGGATTAGCGAGATGTATGGTTACtcttttggagcagcagag CTAAAATTGCGACATCTCATAAACAATGAGATCATGATATATCCAGGATATGTTCCTGACAAGGGTGTCAAGTACAGAGTATTCCACTATGGTTTGGAATTTAGTGTTGGGAACTGGAGCTTTGACAAGGCAAACTGGAGGGATGCCGACTTGGTTAACAAATGCTGGGCTAAGTTCCCAGACCCACCTGATCCATCAACGCTTGATCCAACTGATGATGACAGTTTACAACGGGACCTGCTCAATATAGAATGTGCAAGGACACTAAATGCAGCTCTGCATTTGCATCATGAGAGGAGGAAGTGTCCCGATCCTAGCTCCTTATCCACCTCAAATTTGGAAACAGCGAGGGAAAGTACAATGTCTAGGAAATTTGGCAGGATCGATGAAAGGGATGCTGTTCGAAATAACCCTGTGCTAATGAATGACTCCAAGAAATCGGTTCTTCCTGCTGCAACAGGTCAAATGTTTGGCTCTTTGAGGTATTGGGTTGTTGGTCTATGGGTTTTGTCAATTTTGGGTTTCTTTGCTGTTATGTCTGTTCTGCTTTCTGGTCAGAAAGGGCGGGGAACAAGGGGTAAAAATCATAAAAGCAAGAGAAGAGCCCCCTATTCTGGATTCTTGGATATAAATGGACTTGATAGGTATTCCCACATTGCCGAGAAAAGTACAAAAAATTGA